A single region of the Salvia miltiorrhiza cultivar Shanhuang (shh) chromosome 8, IMPLAD_Smil_shh, whole genome shotgun sequence genome encodes:
- the LOC130998033 gene encoding uncharacterized protein LOC130998033, which translates to MDPEEIARRVANLRLSMKETERGVKLSQADTEQKNQCAAKMLVGKIFANRQYPRETLREKLPLILQVRGHFDVELVGFNIFVLYLELPSDITRIMAEGPWHIFNDLILIQKLDPLQSAATVEFKNISMWIQLHNLPITCMEQEMVRKIGDKVGTVLEIESGEGGRCLGKYARVRVERSIDEPLVRGIPITSEKEDNSTMVLILYERLPESFCFACGKIGHHMKNCDAGAEEKANPSFGNWLRAGRSVDYRRPAVQNGINMRSLTTIPRLMSAQRPNGPRPPPRAEKYDNMATYKNQSEGNNAEAAEKIIGSCSSEIRVLMEEDTTPLSDNTGHNMLVTQLEEEGTGKVMIGEVEEGDEVENSSGEQMTQGITAEEYDNIGREKGVLGARNCPKKISNKLSSVILKKKQTGKGWKRLARERNRDGEGVSFTGGKMPMLGKRKEKEKTKDLKEDKQAPSHKNPKLLDEEDTTELGSAAAALMQPRREQ; encoded by the coding sequence ATGGATCCTGAGGAGATTGCGAGACGTGTGGCGAATTTGCGTTTGTCAATGAAGGAAACAGAGAGAGGAGTCAAACTTTCACAAGCAGACACTGAACAAAAGAATCAATGTGCAGCCAAGATGCTGGTAGGAAAGATCTTTGCAAACCGGCAATACCCCAGAGAAACATTACGCGAGAAGCTACCTTTAATTCTTCAAGTTAGAGGACATTTTGATGTTGAACTGGTGGGTTTCAATATTTTCGTCCTCTATTTGGAGCTACCTTCGGATATCACTCGAATCATGGCAGAGGGGCCATGGCACATTTTTAATGATTTGATTCTCATCCAGAAACTGGACCCTCTGCAATCGGCAGCAACGGTCGAGTTTAAGAATATATCAATGTGGATTCAACTACACAACCTTCCTATTACATGTATGGAACAAGAAATGGTGAGGAAAATTGGAGATAAGGTGGGGACGGTTTTGGAGATTGAGTCGGGGGAAGGCGGCCGCTGCCTCGGCAAATACGCTAGGGTGAGAGTCGAAAGATCCATTGATGAGCCACTAGTCAGAGGGATCCCTATTACATCTGAAAAGGAAGATAACTCCACCATGGTTCTTATCCTTTATGAACGACTCCCAGAATCCTTCTGCTTTGCTTGCGGGAAGATTGGCCATCACATGAAGAACTGTGATGCAGGGGCGGAGGAGAAAGCAAACCCGAGTTTCGGGAACTGGCTACGAGCAGGTAGGAGTGTTGACTATCGGAGACCCGCGGTGCAGAACGGGATTAATATGAGGAGTTTAACAACTATACCCAGGTTGATGTCAGCCCAGAGACCCAATGGACCACGACCGCCGCCAAGAGCTGAGAAATACGACAATATGGCTACATACAAGAACCAAAGCGAAGGCAACAATGCAGAAGCGGCGGAGAAAATTATTGGTAGTTGCTCTTCAGAGATAAGGGTACTGATGGAAGAAGACACAACTCCACTTTCTGACAATACTGGACACAATATGTTAGTGACTCAGTTGGAAGAAGAAGGGACTGGGAAAGTGATGATAGGGGAAGTGGAAGAGGGAGATGAGGTGGAGAACAGTTCAGGAGAGCAGATGACTCAGGGGATCACTGCAGAGGAATATGACAACATTGGGAGAGAGAAAGGGGTTTTAGGGGCTAGAAATTGTCCAAAGAAAATTTCTAACAAACTTTCTTCTGTCATTTTGAAGAAAAAGCAGACGGGTAAGGGATGGAAAAGGCTAGCTCGAGAGAGGAACAGGGATGGTGAAGGAGTTTCCTTCACAGGGGGGAAAATGCCAATGTTGGGGAAACgcaaggagaaggagaagacgAAGGACTTGAAAGAGGATAAGCAAGCACCAAGCCATAAAAACCCTAAACTGTTAGATGAAGAGGATACAACTGAGTTGGGATCGGCGGCGGCTGCGTTGATGCAGCCCCGCCGAGAGCAATGA